A portion of the Carya illinoinensis cultivar Pawnee chromosome 11, C.illinoinensisPawnee_v1, whole genome shotgun sequence genome contains these proteins:
- the LOC122282861 gene encoding protein SIEVE ELEMENT OCCLUSION B-like isoform X2: MASITHPAAPRKTRHTMVKDHDRRMFALSDDNALMKQIIATHAPDGREVEVKPILQIIGDVFRRATPTLVGVLNGTPEHVDTEDKSTVPALDFDDILEALAFLIYKISCELSCKCSGGGDAHGTTMALLNTLTSFSWDSKVVLTLAAFAVNYGEFWLVAQLCTKNPLAKSVAFLKQLPNIVEYSSSLKPQFEALNKLIKAVMDVATRIVEFTELPSQFISDETPAVKAVTSHLPAATYWTIRSVVACSTQIASLIGLRLDTALTTEAWELSSLAHKVTNIHEHLKSQLALCYQHIEEKKHLEYFHTLVRLFETLHLDNFKILRALLHPKEELVIGSSKKKVNIEALKRKHVLLLISDLDIPHDEITILGHLYQQDPIRKTDQTQYEVVWFPVVDRLSPHADQEKAKIKFQELQSMMQWYSVIDPWTVEPAVIKYIKEMWSFNKKSILVSLDPQGRVASSNALHMMWIWGTLAIPFSVEKEETLWKSAFWGLALLIDGIDTTVIDSMGKGNIICMYGGEDIEWIRKFTTSAKNVAKEASITLDLLYVGKSKAKERVQKTNSIISTEHLSHFWDNLTYVWFFWTRLESMLYSKMKSGKTVENDPIMEEVMTMLSFDGSDKGWAVVSGGPPDHEEIIARGSGEIALKTMEDFGNWKDDAVNIGFVPAFKEHLRKLHSPQHCNRLILPGITGEIPERIVCAECRRPMEKYFMYRCCTD; encoded by the exons ATGGCCAGCATCACACACCCAGCAGCTCCTCGTAAAACGAGGCATACTATGGTAAAGGATCATGACCGTAGGATGTTCGCATTATCCGATGATAATGCATTGATGAAGCAAATTATTGCAACCCATGCTCCTGATGGTCGTGAAGTTGAAGTCAAGCCCATTCTCCAAATCATTGGGGACGTCTTTCGTCGTGCCACTCCCACCCTCGTTGGCGTTCTCAac GGCACACCAGAACACGTGGATACGGAAGACAAGAGTACTGTCCCGGCGCTTGACTTTGATGACATTCTTGAAGCATTGGCTTTCCTTATATACAAAATCTCTTGCGAG TTATCATGCAAGTGCTCTGGTGGTGGAGATGCACATGGAACTACAATGGCATTATTGAACACTCTCACGAGCTTTTCATGGGATTCAAAAGTGGTTCTAACCCTAGCGGCCTTTGCGGTGAATTATGGGGAATTCTGGCTTGTTGCTCAGCTTTGCACCAAAAATCCACTTGCCAAATCTGTGGCTTTCCTCAAGCAGCTGCCCAACATCGTAGAGTATTCGAGCTCTCTAAAACCCCAGTTTGAGGCACTTAATAAACTAATCAAAGCCGTAATGGATGTAGCTACGCGCATTGTTGAGTTCACGGAACTTCCATCTCAGTTCATTTCGGATGAGACCCCAGCTGTGAAGGCTGTCACTTCTCATTTACCAGCTGCTACCTATTGGACCATTCGAAGCGTTGTGGCTTGCTCTACACAGATTGCAAGCCTTATAGGTTTGAGGCTGGA TACTGCATTAACCACAGAGGCATGGGAACTATCAAGCTTGGCGCACAAGGTCACCAATATACACGAGCATCTGAAGAGCCAACTCGCTCTCTGTTATCAACATATAG AGGAGAAGAAACATCTGGAATATTTCCACACTCTCGTCCGTCTTTTCGAGACATTACACCTGGACAATTTTAAGATTCTCAGGGCATTGCTACACCCCAAGGAAGAGCTGGTGATTGGTTCCTCCAAGAAAAAG GTAAATATTGAAGCACTAAAGAGAAAGCATGTGCTACTGCTCATATCAGATCTTGATATCCCCCATGATGAAATTACGATTCTTGGTCATTTGTACCAACAAGACCCAATAAGGAAGACAGATCAGACGCAATACGAAGTGGTCTGGTTCCCAGTCGTGGATAGGTTAAGTCCCCATGCAGATCAGGAGAAGGCCAAAATTAAGTTCCAGGAGTTGCAGTCAATGATGCAATGGTATAGTGTGATTGATCCCTGGACAGTCGAACCGGCAGTTATTAAGTATATCAAGGAAATGTGGAGTTTTAACAAGAAGTCGATTCTAGTGTCCTTGGATCCACAAGGAAGGGTGGCCTCAAGTAATGCACTCCACATGATGTGGATCTGGGGAACTTTGGCCATCCCTTTTAGCGTTGAGAAAGAGGAAACTTTATGGAAGTCAGCATTTTGGGGACTTGCACTACTTATCGATGGCATCGATACAACAGTCATAGATTCG ATGGGAAAAGGGAATATCATATGCATGTATGGAGGTGAGGACATTGAGTGGATTCGGAAGTTCACAACCTCAGCAAAaaatgttgccaaggaagctaGTATCACTTTAGATCTTCTTTATGTTGGAAAGAGCAAAGCGAAGGAGAGGGTGCAGAAAACTAATTCAATTATCAGTACGGAGCATCTTAGTCATTTCTGGGATAACCTCACATACGTATGGTTCTTTTGGACACgactagagagtatgttatactccaaaatgaagAGTGGCAAGACTGTCGAGAACGATCCTATAATGGAGGAGGTCATGACTATGCTTAGCTTTGATGGCAGCGACAAAGGATGGGCAGTAGTGTCCGGCGGACCACCTGATCATGAAGAAATAATAGCCAGAGGCAGCGGAGAGATTGCCTTAAAAACCATGGAAGACTTCGGAAACTGGAAagatgatgctgtgaatattgGCTTTGTGCCAGCATTCAAAGAGCATCTACGAAAGCTTCACAGCCCGCAACACTGCAACCGCCTTATCCTTCCTGGGATCACTGGGGAAATCCCAGAGAGGATAGTGTGCGCAGAGTGTCGCCGTCCTATGGAGAAGTACTTCATGTACCGCTGCTGCACCGATTAA
- the LOC122282861 gene encoding protein SIEVE ELEMENT OCCLUSION B-like isoform X1, with the protein MASITHPAAPRKTRHTMVKDHDRRMFALSDDNALMKQIIATHAPDGREVEVKPILQIIGDVFRRATPTLVGVLNGTPEHVDTEDKSTVPALDFDDILEALAFLIYKISCELSCKCSGGGDAHGTTMALLNTLTSFSWDSKVVLTLAAFAVNYGEFWLVAQLCTKNPLAKSVAFLKQLPNIVEYSSSLKPQFEALNKLIKAVMDVATRIVEFTELPSQFISDETPAVKAVTSHLPAATYWTIRSVVACSTQIASLIGLRLENSTALTTEAWELSSLAHKVTNIHEHLKSQLALCYQHIEEKKHLEYFHTLVRLFETLHLDNFKILRALLHPKEELVIGSSKKKVNIEALKRKHVLLLISDLDIPHDEITILGHLYQQDPIRKTDQTQYEVVWFPVVDRLSPHADQEKAKIKFQELQSMMQWYSVIDPWTVEPAVIKYIKEMWSFNKKSILVSLDPQGRVASSNALHMMWIWGTLAIPFSVEKEETLWKSAFWGLALLIDGIDTTVIDSMGKGNIICMYGGEDIEWIRKFTTSAKNVAKEASITLDLLYVGKSKAKERVQKTNSIISTEHLSHFWDNLTYVWFFWTRLESMLYSKMKSGKTVENDPIMEEVMTMLSFDGSDKGWAVVSGGPPDHEEIIARGSGEIALKTMEDFGNWKDDAVNIGFVPAFKEHLRKLHSPQHCNRLILPGITGEIPERIVCAECRRPMEKYFMYRCCTD; encoded by the exons ATGGCCAGCATCACACACCCAGCAGCTCCTCGTAAAACGAGGCATACTATGGTAAAGGATCATGACCGTAGGATGTTCGCATTATCCGATGATAATGCATTGATGAAGCAAATTATTGCAACCCATGCTCCTGATGGTCGTGAAGTTGAAGTCAAGCCCATTCTCCAAATCATTGGGGACGTCTTTCGTCGTGCCACTCCCACCCTCGTTGGCGTTCTCAac GGCACACCAGAACACGTGGATACGGAAGACAAGAGTACTGTCCCGGCGCTTGACTTTGATGACATTCTTGAAGCATTGGCTTTCCTTATATACAAAATCTCTTGCGAG TTATCATGCAAGTGCTCTGGTGGTGGAGATGCACATGGAACTACAATGGCATTATTGAACACTCTCACGAGCTTTTCATGGGATTCAAAAGTGGTTCTAACCCTAGCGGCCTTTGCGGTGAATTATGGGGAATTCTGGCTTGTTGCTCAGCTTTGCACCAAAAATCCACTTGCCAAATCTGTGGCTTTCCTCAAGCAGCTGCCCAACATCGTAGAGTATTCGAGCTCTCTAAAACCCCAGTTTGAGGCACTTAATAAACTAATCAAAGCCGTAATGGATGTAGCTACGCGCATTGTTGAGTTCACGGAACTTCCATCTCAGTTCATTTCGGATGAGACCCCAGCTGTGAAGGCTGTCACTTCTCATTTACCAGCTGCTACCTATTGGACCATTCGAAGCGTTGTGGCTTGCTCTACACAGATTGCAAGCCTTATAGGTTTGAGGCTGGA GAACAGTACTGCATTAACCACAGAGGCATGGGAACTATCAAGCTTGGCGCACAAGGTCACCAATATACACGAGCATCTGAAGAGCCAACTCGCTCTCTGTTATCAACATATAG AGGAGAAGAAACATCTGGAATATTTCCACACTCTCGTCCGTCTTTTCGAGACATTACACCTGGACAATTTTAAGATTCTCAGGGCATTGCTACACCCCAAGGAAGAGCTGGTGATTGGTTCCTCCAAGAAAAAG GTAAATATTGAAGCACTAAAGAGAAAGCATGTGCTACTGCTCATATCAGATCTTGATATCCCCCATGATGAAATTACGATTCTTGGTCATTTGTACCAACAAGACCCAATAAGGAAGACAGATCAGACGCAATACGAAGTGGTCTGGTTCCCAGTCGTGGATAGGTTAAGTCCCCATGCAGATCAGGAGAAGGCCAAAATTAAGTTCCAGGAGTTGCAGTCAATGATGCAATGGTATAGTGTGATTGATCCCTGGACAGTCGAACCGGCAGTTATTAAGTATATCAAGGAAATGTGGAGTTTTAACAAGAAGTCGATTCTAGTGTCCTTGGATCCACAAGGAAGGGTGGCCTCAAGTAATGCACTCCACATGATGTGGATCTGGGGAACTTTGGCCATCCCTTTTAGCGTTGAGAAAGAGGAAACTTTATGGAAGTCAGCATTTTGGGGACTTGCACTACTTATCGATGGCATCGATACAACAGTCATAGATTCG ATGGGAAAAGGGAATATCATATGCATGTATGGAGGTGAGGACATTGAGTGGATTCGGAAGTTCACAACCTCAGCAAAaaatgttgccaaggaagctaGTATCACTTTAGATCTTCTTTATGTTGGAAAGAGCAAAGCGAAGGAGAGGGTGCAGAAAACTAATTCAATTATCAGTACGGAGCATCTTAGTCATTTCTGGGATAACCTCACATACGTATGGTTCTTTTGGACACgactagagagtatgttatactccaaaatgaagAGTGGCAAGACTGTCGAGAACGATCCTATAATGGAGGAGGTCATGACTATGCTTAGCTTTGATGGCAGCGACAAAGGATGGGCAGTAGTGTCCGGCGGACCACCTGATCATGAAGAAATAATAGCCAGAGGCAGCGGAGAGATTGCCTTAAAAACCATGGAAGACTTCGGAAACTGGAAagatgatgctgtgaatattgGCTTTGTGCCAGCATTCAAAGAGCATCTACGAAAGCTTCACAGCCCGCAACACTGCAACCGCCTTATCCTTCCTGGGATCACTGGGGAAATCCCAGAGAGGATAGTGTGCGCAGAGTGTCGCCGTCCTATGGAGAAGTACTTCATGTACCGCTGCTGCACCGATTAA